A single region of the Brienomyrus brachyistius isolate T26 chromosome 10, BBRACH_0.4, whole genome shotgun sequence genome encodes:
- the kdm6ba gene encoding lysine-specific demethylase 6B isoform X3: MHHTAEQFGGRSSRDSFPLSELNHGSWAPVAGRHWGPPPRGLPPVSQPQLLHLPSGHLSGPNHSSKFFSSGRPGDKLEPSPRASWEPAGLMGPDVGRGYQNPSRPHHEYGLAARHSSLLRVRRCGGLAGMEQKFGGPHQPPASRNPAPLGSMWSPLAQQSRPFPGKIIGGQLKRPAPPLVEHSIIQHAPPPHPPPNEECPSPSKRKRSGSSEQVPHPGGQRPPLLPLSPSHYPPPKPAFWSPLHKGGTPWPVLDRKSTQGDFQEVPKPPMGGFSYKFPPNTPLPVSPSPLSSPVYSQGHGGPPPPLGHGVHFPPPSPLPLLPLSRGLPHPRGAEGSQAPQDKERLAPSPANFTGVPYSHRHHQPSPGSGLSETQRCPPEAWRPHGQQPLHTQSGQYGTAPESQGTQHQNGAQEARGPRAGQHAAPSRTPVITSIPSSLSTYKSPCRTSLYTGNVSAVSSVTTAPPAVSTVPSTHTSWSGKAPVGLVRPELKGNPLDNGSSRASGGSHRPQPLSQGAKSYFKEGPGIAVSSCSSPGSRLELPGDRLLGAVSNPVTSASAAAPALSRPPLLKAAPVAPQTIEEALDKLDAELQGVEKRQEWEGMKKKRNEEEEQKKVQEGRCQMRPGSSMESLGQLLSSSPLGPLRASSSTPSPPTSQPSAPYPWLGQAGTPPQPQGPAERPRPPPLTPQTDSAREKQRQRAEWARGASQSPQSQTLSGIARPPALGLPPLPTPLMPSLSKDSLKEISGKDCTASTLPHRDPPKLLQAPTSCGGLGSLGNGAADSDSAPFEEESPELSTILPDGLANIMKMLDESIKKEEEQYSGSDVPSYSPPSPLPRYLCAPQLLPATKPNPGEDFGPAGHTSPPVLSRQGSLASPCSRSSSLCEDEEEEVPPSSKTLHSPDTGTGLATRYRYSDLAKLYGLPEPAKAEGDNEEEEEEEEDEEEDHSCSPPPRRPHLHQTGMSSTLLDSDVERQKYTYRGGPFGRPPPNALGGVKYSSSLSLGPDICQQQQESSPTAGSVQLSAQPCPHSGPPSQEPAWSKAQKREDDTLDTWQKEHKDTKGTLGVFRKEEKGFSALRDPSRADPEVGPPRSEMKLTTISESSLAELGRSCEVLLTRHGVPSRTLAEKESRKTGKERDRDKEKRKYDSKKHQQRKERKKKHRERKDEMTSSSSSSTISSNSTSSRKHKEGKSHRDKKGREVLGNVDLQSKEVREKVRSAESEERRKRKEEGSVQAEEGEQGSWASSDSSGAGVSTAMSSSTTIGMGPADLLKLKALSDGPPKELKIRLIKVESGDRETFIASEVEEKRIPLSEITIKNTAAEVVRACKGARIKGKFRESYLLPAFSVKPVPPMNHPIPREKLNPPTPSIYLESKRDAFSPVLLQFCTDSKNPITVIRGLAGSLRLSLGLFSTKSLVEANADHAVEVRTQVQQPADENWDPSGSAQTWPCESSRSHTTIAKYAQYQASSFQESLQEEKGSEEEDDEEEEEEKKTSVPEPLFAGPSSEQKPVGKIIKFGTNIDLSDPKRWKPQLQELLKLPAFMRVSSSGNMLSHVGHTILGMNSVQLYMKVPGSRTPGHQENNNFCSVNINIGPGDCEWFAVHDNYWEVISDFCERNGVDYLTGSWWPVLEDLYRANIPVYRFIQRPGDLVWINAGTVHWVQAVGWCNNIAWNVGPLNSYQYQLALERFEWNEVKKVKSIVPMIHVSWNVARTVKISDPDTYKMIKHCLLQSIKHIQILRDQLVAAGKKISYQSRVKDEPAYYCNECDVEVFDLLFVTSENGGKKMYVVHCEDCARLRGQNLSGVVVLEQYRMEELMAAYDSFTLAPSPSSR, encoded by the exons ATGCATCACACGGCGGAGCAGTTTGGTGGCCGTAGCTCACGGGACTCCTTTCCCCTGTCCGAGCTGAACCATGGATCATGGGCACCTGTGGCCGGCCGCCACTGGGGGCCTCCCCCAAG ggGTCTCCCCCCTGTCAGTCAACCTCAGCTTCTTCATCTGCCGTCAGGTCACCTGAGCGGGCCAAACCATTCCAGTAAATTCTTTAGCAGTGG GCGTCCTGGGGACAAGCTGGAGCCATCGCCCCGAGCTTCGTGGGAGCCCGCCGGGCTGATGGGTCCCGATGTCGGACGGGGTTACCAGAACCCCAGCCGGCCACACCACGAGTACGGCCTGGCGGCCCGCCACAGCTCCTTGCTGAGGGTGAGGCGATGCGGGGGGCTCGCCGGCATGGAGCAAAAG TTTGGTGGTCCTCACCAGCCACCGGCTTCCCGAAACCCTGCTCCCTTGGGCAGCATGTGGAGTCCACTAGCACAA CAGTCCCGGCCGTTTCCAGGAAAGATCATAGGCGGCCAGCTGAAGCGACCCGCGCCCCCACTCGTGGAGCACTCCATCATCCAGCATGCCCCCCCTCCACACCCACCCCCAAATGAAGAATGCCCCAGCCCAAGCAAGAGGAAGAGGAGTGGCAGCTCCGAGCAG GTGCCTCACCCAGGAGGGCAGCGCCCCCCCCTGCTGCCACTCTCACCTTCTCACTACCCTCCGCCCAAGCCAGCCTTCTGGAGCCCGTTGCACAAGGGCGGCACCCCCTGGCCTGTGCTGGACCGGAAGAGCACCCAAGGGGACTTCCAG GAAGTACCCAAACCACCGATGGGGGGCTTTTCTTACAAATtcccccccaacacccccttGCCAGTCTCCCCATCGCCTCTTAGCTCTCCAGTCTATAGCCAGGGCCATGGGGGCCCTCCTCCGCCGCTGGGTCACGGTGTCCACtttccccctccctctcccttgCCCCTTCTCCCGCTCAGCCGTGGCCTGCCCCACCCACGGGGCGCTGAAGGGAGTCAGGCACCCCAGGACAAAGAGAGGCTAGCACCGTCCCCAGCAAACTTCACCGGCGTGCCTTATAGCCACCGCCATCATCAGCCGTCTCCTGGCAGTGGCCTTTCAGAAACTCAGCGCTGCCCCCCAGAGGCCTGGAGGCCACATGGCCAGCAGCCTCTCCATACTCAG TCAGGTCAGTATGGGACAGCGCCAGAATCTCAGGGTACCCAGCACCAGAATGGAGCCCAAGAAGCCAGGGGGCCCAGGGCCGGCCAGCACGCTGCCCCCTCCCGCACCCCTGTTATCACCTCCATCCCCTCCAGCCTGTCCACTTACAAGTCTCCATGCCGAACCAGCCTCTACACGGGCAACGTGTCTGCTGTTTCTTCTGtgaccacagcgccccctgctgtctcCACTGTACCAAGCACTCACACTAGCTGGAGTGGGAAGGCCCCCGTGGGACTGGTCCGGCCTGAGCTGAAAGGAAACCCTCTCGACAATGGCAGCTCCAGGGCTTCCGGAGGCTCCCACCGGCCGCAGCCTCTCTCCCAGGGGGCTAAGTCTTATTTCAAGGAAGGGCCTGGCATTGCTGTCTCGTCCTGCTCCTCTCCAGGCTCAAGGCTGGAGCTCCCTGGTGACAGGCTCTTGGGCGCTGTCTCCAACCCCGTGACTTCAGCCTCGGCTGCAGCCCCTGCCCTGTCTCGCCCCCCCCTCCTCAAAGCTGCCCCAGTGGCACCTCAgaccatcgaggaagccctGGATAAGCTGGACGCTGAACTGCAGGGCGTGGAGAAACGGCAGGAATGGGAAGGGATGAAGAAGAAGCGGaacgaggaagaggagcagaagaAAGTACAGGAGGGTCGGTGTCAGATGCGCCCAGGGAGCTCGATGGAGAGCCTTGGCCAGCTCCTGTCCAGCAGTCCCTTGGGACCCCTCCGAGCTAGCAGCAGCACCCCCTCACCCCCAACCTCCCAGCCCTCTGCTCCGTACCCCTGGCTGGGCCAGGCTGGAACCCCGCCACAGCCTCAGGGCCCAGCCGAGAGGCCCCGGCCCCCACCCCTCACCCCACAGACGGACTCCGCCCGCGAGAAGCAGAGGCAGAGGGCTGAGTGGGCGCGTGGGGCCTCCCAAAGTCCCCAGTCACAGACTCTCTCAGGGATCGCCCGTCCCCCCGCCCTGGGTCTCCCCCCCTTGCCCACTCCACTCATGCCCAGCCTATCCAAAGACTCCCTCAAGGAGATTTCGGGCAAAGATTGCACAGCCTCTACCCTGCCGCATCGAGACCCTCCCAAACTCCTGCAGGCCCCCACCTCGTGCGGTGGTCTAGGCAGTCTCGGGAATGGTGCCGCCGACTCCGACAGCGCCCCCTTTGAGGAGGAATCCCCAGAGCTCTCTACTATCCTGCCCGATGGCCTGGCCAACATCATGAAGATGCTGGATGAGTCCATCAAGAAAGAAGAGGAGCAGTACTCAGGCTCTGACGTGCCGTCCTACTCTCCTCCATCCCCCCTGCCCCGTTACCTGTGCGCCCCCCAACTTCTGCCTGCTACGAAGCCAAACCCAGGGGAGGATTTCGGCCCAGCGGGacacaccagccccccagtgctAAGCAGGCAGGGTTCTCTGGCCTCCCCATGCAGCCGCTCCTCCTCACTGtgtgaggatgaagaggaggaggtcCCTCCATCTTCAAAGACTCTTCACTCGCCAGATACCGGGACGGGACTGGCTACCCGCTACCGCTACAGTGACCTGGCCAAGCTGTACGGCCTCCCCGAGCCGGCTAAGGCAGAGGGCGacaatgaggaagaggaggaggaagaagaagatgaagaggaGGATCATTCTTGTTCCCCACCACCGCGGCGGCCTCATCTCCACCAGACCGGCATGAGTAGTACCTTGCTGGATTCTGATGTAGAACGTCAAAAGTATACTTATCGTGGAGGCCCCTTTGGCAGGCCCCCACCCAATGCCCTCGGGGGTGTCAAGTACTCGTCTTCCCTCTCTCTTGGCCCAGACATctgccagcagcagcaggagagctctcccactgcgGGCTCTGTGCAGCTTTCTGCTCAGCCATGCCCTCACTCTGGACCACCCAGCCAGGAACCGGCTTGGAGCAAGGCTCAGAAGCGTGAAGATGATACCTTGGACACCTGGCAGAAGGAGCACAAGGACACTAAAGGAACGCTGGGGGTTTTCCGCAAAGAGGAGAAGGGCTTTTCAGCCCTGAGGGACCCCTCAAGGGCTGACCCTGAAGTTGGGCCACCGCGGTCAGAGATGAAGCTCACCACCATCTCTGAGTCCTCGCTGGCTGAACTGGGTCGCAGCTGTGAGGTCCTGCTGACTCGACATGGTGTGCCAAGCCGGACCCTGGCAGAGAAGGAGAGTCGGAAGACTGGGAAGGAGCGAGACCGGGACAAGGAGAAGCGGAAGTATGATAGCAAGAAACACCAGCAGAGGAAAGAAAGGAAGAAgaagcacagggagaggaaagaTGAGAtgacctcctcatcctcctcttccACCATCTCCTCTAACTCCACTTCTAGCCGCAAGCATAAGGAGGGCAAATCGCACAGGGACAAAAAAGGCAGGGAAGTCCTAGGGAATGTTGACCTCCAGAGCAAGGAGGTCCGGGAAAAAGTCAGGTCTGCAGAGTCTGaagagaggaggaagaggaaagaGGAAGGGAGTGTGCAGGCTGAAGAGGGGGAGCAAGGCAGCTGGGCATCTTCAGACTCCAGTGGTGCTGGAGTGAGCACGGCCATGTCCAGCAGCACCACCATAGGTATGGGCCCAGCGGACTTACTGAAGCTGAAAGCGCTGTCCGATGGCCCTCCCAAGGAGCTGAAGATACGACTGATCAAAGTGGAGAGTGGAGATAGGGAGACCTTCATCGCCTCCGAGGTTGAGGAGAAGAGAATCCCGCTGTCAGAGATCACGATAAAGAACACTGCAGCCGAAGTGGTGCGAGCCTGCAA GGGGGCACGGATTAAGGGCAAGTTCCGCGAGTCCTACCTCCTGCCAGCCTTCTCCGTAAAGCCCGTCCCGCCCATGAACCACCCCATCCCACGGGAGAAGCTCAACCCGCCCACGCCCAGCATCTAT CTGGAGAGCAAGCGGGACGCCTTCTCCCCCGTGCTGCTGCAGTTCTGCACTGATTCGAAGAACCCAATCACCGTCATCCGGGGCCTGGCCGGCTCACTCCGCCTCA GCTTGGGTCTTTTCTCCACCAAGTCTCTAGTGGAGGCCAACGCGGACCACGCCGTGGAGGTGCGCACCCAGGTGCAGCAGCCGGCCGACGAGAACTGGGACCCCAGCGGCTCTGCACAGACGTGGCCGTGCGAGAGCAGCCGCTCGCACACCACCATCGCCAAGTACGCCCAGTATCAGGCCTCATCCTTCCAGGAGAGCCTGCAG gaggaaaagggaagtgaagaggaagatgatgaggaggaagaggaggagaagaagaCGAGCGTCCCGGAGCCCTTGTTCGCTGGCCCAAG CTCGGAACAGAAGCCAGTGGGCAAGATCATCAAATTTGGCACCAACATTGACCTGTCAGACCCCAAGCG CTGGAAGCCCCAGCTGCAAGAGCTGCTGAAGCTGCCGGCTTTCATGCGCGTCTCGTCCAGCGGGAACATGCTGAGTCACGTGGGCCACACTATCCTGGGCATGAACTCTGTGCAGCTCTACATGAAAGTCCCAGGCAGCAGGACACCAG gccaCCAGGAGAACAATAACTTCTGCTCTGTGAACATCAACATCGGCCCCGGTGACTGCGAGTGGTTCGCTGTGCATGACAACTACTGGGAGGTTATCAGTGACTTCTGTGAGAG GAATGGAGTGGACTATTTAACAGGCTCGTGGTGGCCAGTTCTGGAAGACCTTTACCGGGCCAACATCCCAGTGTACCGCTTCATTCAGCGCCCAGGGGACCTGGTGTGGATCAATGCGGGCACAGTGCACTGGGTCCAGGCTGTGGGCTGGTGCAACAACATCGCCTGGAATGTGGGGCCCCTCAACT CTTATCAGTACCAGCTGGCTCTGGAGCGCTTTGAGTGGAATGAGGTGAAGAAGGTCAAGTCCATAGTGCCCATGATCCACGTGTCTTGGAACGTGGCCCGTACGGTCAAGATCAGCGACCCCGACACGTACAAGATGATCAA ACACTGCCTTCTGCAGTCCATTAAGCACATCCAGATCCTGAGGGACCAGCTGGTGGCAGCCGGGAAAAAGATCTCCTACCAGAGCCGCGTGAAGGATGAACCTGCCTACTACTGCAATGAGTGTGAC GTGGAGGTTTTCGACCTGCTGTTCGTGACGAGTGAGAACGGCGGCAAGAAGATGTACGTGGTGCACTGCGAGGACTGCGCACGTCTGCGCGGCCAGAATCTCTCTGGCGTAGTGGTCCTGGAGCAGTATCGCATGGAGGAGCTGATGGCAGCCTATGACAGCTTTACCCTG GCTCCATCCCCCAGCTCACGGTGA